In Rhodothermales bacterium, the genomic window AAGAAGCGCTGCACCGCATCGGACTGCCGAAGATCCAGTTCGGCAGAGGTCCGGGCGATGACCTCGGAAAAGCCCTCAGCCTCGAGCGCTCGCTGCACCGCCCCGCCGACGAGACCGCGGTGCCCGGCGACGTATATCCGGGACCCCTTGTCGGTCAGGTTCATGCCTTCTCGGCGCGCGCCTGCGCGAGGTCGTGTTCCACCATTTCGGCGGTCATGGTTTCCAGCGTGTAGGTCGGCTCCCAGCCAAGGATGCGTTTGGCCTTGGAGGCATCGCCCACCAGCAGCTCCACCTCTGCCGGACGGTAGTAGCGAGGATCGATGGACACGATCTCCCGCCCGGTGGCCGCGTCATAGCCGCGTTCCTGCTCGCCTTCGCCGCGAAATTCGATGGTCATGCCCGCGGCCTTGAAAGCCATGAGCACAAAGTCGCGCACCGTTTCCGTCCTGCCGGTGGCCAGCACGAAGTCGTCCGGCTCCGGCTGCTGGAGCATGCGCCACATGCCTTCCACGTAGTCCTTGGCGTGGCCCCAGTCGCGCTTGGCGTTGAGGTTGCCGAGGTAGAGCTTGTCTTCGAGACCCTCCGAGATGCGCGCTGCAGCCCGCGTGATTTTGCGGGTCACGAACGTTTCGCCGCGACGCGGGCTCTCATGGTTAAAGAGCACGCCGTTGCAGGCAAACATGCCGTAGGACTCCCGGTAGTTCACGGTAATCCAGTAGCCGTACAGCTTGGCGGCACCGTAGGGCGAACGCGGGTAGAACGGCGTCGTCTCCCTCTGCGGTATCTCCTGCACCTTGCCGTACAGCTCCGACGTGGACGCCTGGTAGAACCGCGTCTTGTCGGTGAGGCCCAGGATGCGGATGGCTTCCAGCAGCCGAAGCACCCCGATGGCGTCCGACTGAGCCGTGTACTCCGGCGTATCGAACGACACCTGCACGTGACTCTGCGCGCCCAGATTGTAGATCTCGTCCGGCTGCGTCTCCTGTACGATCCGGATCAGGTTCGTCGAGTCCGTCAGGTCCCCGTAGTGCAGGTGGAACTTGACGTCCTGCTCGTGCGGATCCTGATAGAGGTGATCCACGCGCTGCGTATTGAACTGGCTCGAGCGGCGCTTGATACCATGGACCTCATAGCCCTTCCCGAGCAGCAGTTCGGAGAGGTACGCGCCGTCCTGCCCGGTGACGCCTGTGATGAGTGCGACTTTGCTCATGCGGATTCAGCGATCATGTGCGGGCGACCCACCGACAGGTAGTCGAACCCGAGTTCGGCCACACGGTGCGGCTTGTACAGATTGCGACCGTCGAATATCACCTTGTTCTTGAGACCGGCGGAGATGCGATCCCAGTCCGGACGACGGAATTCGTGCCACTCGGTGCAGATGACCAGCGCATCGGCACCCTCAAGGGCATCGTACATGTTGGTGGCGTACTCGATCTGATCGCCGAGTTCGCGTTTTGTATTGGCGATGGCCTCCGGATCGAACGCGCGGATCGTGGCACCTTTGGCCAGCAGCTTGCGCACGACGGCCAGCGCCGGGCTCTCGCGGATGTCGTCCGTCTTGGCCTTGAAGGCCAGCCCCCACACCGCAAGGCGTTTGCCGGTCAGATCGTCGCCGAAGCGCTCGGTGATCCAGTTGGGCAGCTTGTCGTGCTGACGGGCATTCACGTTGAGCACCGCATTCAGCGTCTCGAAGAAGTAGCCGTTCTGCTCCGACGTGAGTTTGAGTGCCTGCACGTCCTTCGGGAAGCAGGAACCGCCGAATCCGAGCCCGGGGTAGAGAAACTTGTTGCCTACCCGGCTGTCGAGGCCAATGCCGACGCGAACCTCGTCCACGTTGGCACCCAGATACTCGCACAGGTTCGCCACCTCGTTGATGAAGCTGACCTTCATGGCCAGGAAGGAGTTGGCCGCGTACTTGGTCATCTCTGACGAGCGCTCGTCCATGATCAGGATCGGGTTGCCCTGACGCACAAACGGCTCGTAGATGGAACGCATGATTTCGGCGGCCCGCTCGCTGGATGTGCCGACCACCACGCGCTCGGGCTTCATGAAGTCGGTGACGGCGACGCCCTCGCGAAGGAATTCGGGGTTCGAGACCACGTCGAAGTCGTCTCCTGCCGTGAGGCCATGCTTCTCGAGCGCCTCGCGTACCAGATCGGCCGTGCCTACCGGCACCGTGGACTTGTTGACGACTACGCGATAGCGCTTGGTGGGCTGGGCGGCCCAGTACTCACCGAGGTCGTCAGCCACCTTGAGCACGTAGCTGAGATCGGCGGAGCCGTCGGCGCCCGGGGGCGTCGGCAGGGCCAGGAACAGCACGTCCGCGGAGTCCGCGGCATCCGGCAGGCTGGTGGTGAACGTCAGGCGATGCTCGCGGACCGAGCGCTGCAGGAGACCTTCCAGGCCCGCTTCATAGATGGTGGGTTTCCCCTGGCGAAGCTGGCGGACCTTGGCTTCATCGATGTCAACACAGGTGACTCGGAAGCCGGTGTCGGCAAAACATGTCCCGGTTACGAGGCCTACGTAACCGGTGCCGACGACGGCGATATGCATGGAACTGTTCGGACTTTTTGTAGGGTCACTACCCCGAGGGGCGGTCGGCGAGCCTATCCCACGACCCGCATGCCAGTACCCGAATTCAGCAAATTAAAGATTGGTTCAGCTTTTCGGGCACCGGAGTCAAACTCCACAGACTTTGCACGGGTCTTCGGGAGCGTAATGCCCGGGGTCTTCATTGTAGGCGACTACCTTTAACTGGTCGGGCCACGGCCGGTCCCGGCCTCCATTCCTGTCTGCATGCCCTACGCCGTCAAAGAGATCTACTACACCCTCCAGGGCGAGGGGGTGCACACCGGTCGGCCGGCAGTGTTTCTGCGCTTCTCCGGGTGCAATCTGTGGTCGGGACGCGAAGAGGATCGCGAGCACGCCACGTGTCAGTTCTGCGACACGGATTTCTTCGGCACCGACGGTCCTGGAGGTGGCCGCTACGAGACCGCCTCCTCCCTGGCCGATGCGGTCTCAGCCATTTGGGACCGCCGCGATGCGCCGGAGATGATTCCTGTGGCTGCGCCTGCCGCGCGCGACCTGCCATGGCCGGCGCGTCCGTTCGTGGTCTGCACAGGCGGCGAACCGCTGCTGCAGCTCGATGCGGATCTGCTCGGTGCTTTCCGGGCCCGGGGCTTTCATGTGGCCGTGGAAACCAACGGAACGCTGCCGGTCCCCTCGGGCATCGACTGGCTCTGCGTGTCGCCCAAGGCGGGTGCGCCGCTCATGGTGCGCCGAGGCAACGAGTTGAAACTGGTCTTTCCCCAGGAGGGACTGTCACCGGATCAGTTCGCCGACCTGTCCTTTGACCATTTCTCGCTGCAACCGATGGACGGCCCCGAGCGTGAAGCCAACACGCTGGCGGCTGTGGCGTATTGTCTGGCCCACCCCCACTGGCGGCTCAGCCTCCAGACCCACAAACTGATCGGACTCCCGTGAGACGACTGCTTCTGCTCCTCGTGGTGGCTCTTGCCGCCTGTGCCCCGGCCTCCGAGCCGGAAACCGTGCGTTTTGCGTCCATCAACATCGAGGACATCCGCACAGATGACCTGCGCAATCTGGAACATCCGCGCCTCAAGGCCCTGGCCGCCCAGATCCAGGAGTTGAAGCCGGACGTGGTGCTGGTAAACGAAATCGCGTACGACATGCCGGGCGCACCCGGATATGTCGACGGAGAGTCCTTCGGCCTGAACGCCGAGCGATTCGCGGCCAACTTCCTGGCACGACCGCAAGGGCCGACGCTGCAGGGCATCGAATACACGGCGTTCATGGCCCCGTCCAATACGGGTATCAACAGCGGCTTCGACCTGAACCGCAATGGTGAGGCGGTAACCACCTATCCGGAGCCCCCCTCGGCCGCGGCCGACGGCACACCGGCTTCCCAGACTCCAGGGGGACGGGCATACGGAGACGACTCCTGGGGCTTCGGCACCTTCCCCGGCCAGTATGCCATGGGCCTCCTGGTCCGCACCGACCGCATCGAACTGCTGGCGGATCAGGCGAGGACGTTCCGCCGCTATCCGTGGGCTGCTCTTCCCGATGCGCGGCGGCCGGTAGATCCTGCCACCGGGGAGTTCTGGTACCCGGACGAGGTCTGGATGCGCTTCCCCCTGTCGTCCAAGAGCCACTGGGATGTGCCCGTGCGACTGCCGGACGGGCAGATTGTGCATGTCCTGGCCTCCCACCCCACTCCGGCCGCGTTTGATGGCGACGAGATGCGCAACAAGCTGCGCAACCATGACGAAATCCGATTCTGGGGCGCCTACATCGATGGGCACGAGCACATGATGGACGATGCGGAGACCCGCGGCGGACTTGCCGCAGACGCCGAATTCGTCATCATGGGCGACTTGAACGCCGATCCGGACGAGGGCTCATCCGTGGATGATCCCATCGGCACCTGGCTCTTGTCCAATCCGCGCGTGAACGGCGACTTTGTGCCGGTCGCCGATGAGGCGGGCGTTGCCGCCTATCCGGATCTGGATCCGGACGATACGGCGCGCTGGGGCCTGCGGGTGGACTATGCCCTGCCCTCGGCGGGCCTTGATGTGGTTGGCGGCGGCGTCTATCGGCCGGCAGCCGACGCGCCGGTAACCAGTGACCACTTCCCCGTCTGGATCGACGTGGCCCTCAGGGCTGATCAGTAGTGTGGCTGCAGCGTGAGCTGAGGCTGACCGCGCGGCCGCGGGGCTTCCACCTGGTCACGGGCGATGTGGTCGCGGCACTCCCGGAGCTTTCCGGCGTGCGAGCGGGACTGCTGCATGTGCACATCCTGCACACGTCGGCATCGCTGACGCTGAACGAAAATGCGGACCCGGACGTACGCCACGACTTCGAGCAGCACTTCAATCGCATGGTGCCGGAAAATGCGCCCTACTACCGTCACACGCTTGAGGGCCCAGACGACATGCCGGCCCACATCAAGGGCTCGCTGATGGGATTCGAGCTGACCATTCCCGTCCGGGATGGTCGATTGTGGCTTGGGACGTGGCAAGGTGTGTATTTATGCGAGCACCGGGACCGCGGGGTACCGCGCCGGTTGGCTCTCACCCTGTTTGGAGAATCGTGATGCGCTCGCTTGTTGTGTTGGTACTGGCGCTGGCCGCAGCCGGCTGTGGCCCGGCCGCGAGCGACGAGCAAGGGGTCCGGGAGGTGAATGGGACTCAGTTGTTTGTGCGAGAGATGGGCTCAGGAGCGCCGGTTCTGGTGGTGCACGGCGGCCCGCTCATGGAGCACGGCTATTTCCTGCCGCATCTCACCCCGCTTGCTGACGATTTCCGGCTGGTATTCTATGACCAGCGCATGAGCGGACGCACCCCGGTCGACTCGGTGGGCGGCGTGTCCATGGCGCTGCTGCTCCAGGACATGGATGCGCTCAGGGCAGATGAGGGCGTCGAGCAGATTCACGTCATCGGGCACTCGTGGGGTGGCCATCTGGCAATGCGCTATGCGATGGCCTATCCGGAACGGCTCAGGTCGTTGGTCTTGTCCAACCCGATGGCCGGGAGCCGGGTGCTGTGGATGGAGGAAGAGGCTGAGCTCGCGGCGCGGGCGTCCGATGCGGATCGAGCAGAGCGGCAGGCCATCATGGCCACCCCTGCGTTTTCCAGGTTCGATCCGGCGGCGATTGATCAGCTCATGCGCGTGTCATTCCGGGTGCAGTTTGCCGATACCGCCCGAATGCACGGGCTGAGCATGTATTTCCCGGACGACTATGCCGACCGAAGCAGCCGATTTGGGGCGCTGTTTGCGGAGATGATGGCGTACGACTTCCACGACGCGCTGGGCTCATTCGAGGCGCCGACGCTGCTCGTCTACGGTGAGGAAGAGCCGGCGGCGACGATTGGTGGTGTAGCGCTTCTGGAGGCGTTGCCGAATGCGGAAATCGTGCTCGTTCCGGATGCGGGGCACTTCCCGTTCATCGAGCAGCCGGACGAGTGGCTGGAGGCGGTTGGGGGATTCCTGAAGGTCAGGTGACGTGACCTCTTTATGAGGCGGAGTAACAGTGTTTTTGCACATTAACATTATCAGTGTTATTGTGCACTTGCACTGTTAATATTTTCTGCCTGAAGAGTGGAAGACCTGCCCAAGAGACTGACTGTGTACTTTGAGGAAGCCCTCGGCGCCTCCTTGGAGATGCACCCGTGGAGACGGTCGCTGCCACATTTTCTGCGGCACGCCTACGATTATGGCGTGGCCGAAGTGCTTGGCGCCAAACTCCTGTTCGTCTTCGATGATGCCGACGAAGAGCGCGCTCCGTCAGTCATTCGGAAGCACATAAGTCAGATGAGGGCAAACGAAGAAGGCATCGACGGAGTCGTGTACGTTCCCCGTCGGGTCTCCGCGTACAACCGCAGCCGGATGGTCAAGCAGGGCCTGCCCTTCGTGGTTCCGGGAAACCAGATGTATCTGCCGACCATCGGCATCGACTTTCGAGAGCACTTCAGACGCTCGCGCCCCGAGCCTGCGCGCCTCAGTCCTTCCGCGCAGGTGCTGTTGATTCACATGCTGCTTCATCGGACCGACTCCCGGATCACTCCCAAGCAAGCTGGAATCACTCTCGGTTACTCTCCGATGACCATGACGCGGGCGTTTGACGAACTTGAGGCAGCCAAACTGGCGATTAGTCAATCGCATGGAAGAACGCGCCCACTAGGTTTGATTGCCCCCCCGGGAGAGACCTGGCAGTTGGCTCTCTCCTACCTGCGAAGCCCCATCAAGAGGCGGTCAGTCATACAGCGAAACTCGGCGCTGGATGCTGCCCCTATTGCCGGTTTATCCGCCCTCGCCGAGTACACAATGATGGCTCACCCGCGTCGGCCAACAAGGGCGTTGAGTCAAGAAGCCTGGCAAAAAGTGCGAGTCAGTCTAGACACAACGTCCATCCCGCAACAGGACCCCGATGCTATTACCATAGAAGTATGGTCTTACTCACCGTCGGTGATTTCCCATCGGGAATGCGTGGACCATCTATCCCTGTTCCTGAGCCTCCGGGACAGCGAAGACGAGCGCGTGACCGCCGCTCTGGATGAACTCCTGGAGCAAGTAGCATGGTAAGGGGGCTTGACCTCTTTCGAGAGCATTTCCGCCCGTACACCGACCGCTTTGTATTGATTGGCGGAACTGCGTGCGACATCGAGATGACTGCGGCCGGCCTCGATTTCCGGGCCACCAAAGATCTGGACATCGTCCTGTGGGTGGAAGCGCTGGACGCCACGTTTGTCAGTGCCTTCTGGGATTTCGTCCGTGCGGGAGAATACCAGCAGAGAGAAAAGTCGAGTGGTGGCAGGCAGTTCTACCGGTTCGTCAAGCCGGTGAAGACAGAGTATCCCTTCATGCTGGAGCTTTTTTCTCGGGAGCCCGACTCAATCGACGTCGCCTCCGGGGGCACACTGACCCCTCTGCCCATGGCGGAGGAGGTCTCCAGCCTGTCGGCAATTCTCATGGACCAGACCTACTACAACTTCGTCCGAGCCGGCCGGATTGAGACGGAAGGACTACCCGT contains:
- the gmd gene encoding GDP-mannose 4,6-dehydratase; amino-acid sequence: MSKVALITGVTGQDGAYLSELLLGKGYEVHGIKRRSSQFNTQRVDHLYQDPHEQDVKFHLHYGDLTDSTNLIRIVQETQPDEIYNLGAQSHVQVSFDTPEYTAQSDAIGVLRLLEAIRILGLTDKTRFYQASTSELYGKVQEIPQRETTPFYPRSPYGAAKLYGYWITVNYRESYGMFACNGVLFNHESPRRGETFVTRKITRAAARISEGLEDKLYLGNLNAKRDWGHAKDYVEGMWRMLQQPEPDDFVLATGRTETVRDFVLMAFKAAGMTIEFRGEGEQERGYDAATGREIVSIDPRYYRPAEVELLVGDASKAKRILGWEPTYTLETMTAEMVEHDLAQARAEKA
- a CDS encoding UDP-glucose/GDP-mannose dehydrogenase family protein, which produces MHIAVVGTGYVGLVTGTCFADTGFRVTCVDIDEAKVRQLRQGKPTIYEAGLEGLLQRSVREHRLTFTTSLPDAADSADVLFLALPTPPGADGSADLSYVLKVADDLGEYWAAQPTKRYRVVVNKSTVPVGTADLVREALEKHGLTAGDDFDVVSNPEFLREGVAVTDFMKPERVVVGTSSERAAEIMRSIYEPFVRQGNPILIMDERSSEMTKYAANSFLAMKVSFINEVANLCEYLGANVDEVRVGIGLDSRVGNKFLYPGLGFGGSCFPKDVQALKLTSEQNGYFFETLNAVLNVNARQHDKLPNWITERFGDDLTGKRLAVWGLAFKAKTDDIRESPALAVVRKLLAKGATIRAFDPEAIANTKRELGDQIEYATNMYDALEGADALVICTEWHEFRRPDWDRISAGLKNKVIFDGRNLYKPHRVAELGFDYLSVGRPHMIAESA
- the queE gene encoding 7-carboxy-7-deazaguanine synthase gives rise to the protein MPYAVKEIYYTLQGEGVHTGRPAVFLRFSGCNLWSGREEDREHATCQFCDTDFFGTDGPGGGRYETASSLADAVSAIWDRRDAPEMIPVAAPAARDLPWPARPFVVCTGGEPLLQLDADLLGAFRARGFHVAVETNGTLPVPSGIDWLCVSPKAGAPLMVRRGNELKLVFPQEGLSPDQFADLSFDHFSLQPMDGPEREANTLAAVAYCLAHPHWRLSLQTHKLIGLP
- a CDS encoding endonuclease/exonuclease/phosphatase family protein, producing the protein MRRLLLLLVVALAACAPASEPETVRFASINIEDIRTDDLRNLEHPRLKALAAQIQELKPDVVLVNEIAYDMPGAPGYVDGESFGLNAERFAANFLARPQGPTLQGIEYTAFMAPSNTGINSGFDLNRNGEAVTTYPEPPSAAADGTPASQTPGGRAYGDDSWGFGTFPGQYAMGLLVRTDRIELLADQARTFRRYPWAALPDARRPVDPATGEFWYPDEVWMRFPLSSKSHWDVPVRLPDGQIVHVLASHPTPAAFDGDEMRNKLRNHDEIRFWGAYIDGHEHMMDDAETRGGLAADAEFVIMGDLNADPDEGSSVDDPIGTWLLSNPRVNGDFVPVADEAGVAAYPDLDPDDTARWGLRVDYALPSAGLDVVGGGVYRPAADAPVTSDHFPVWIDVALRADQ
- a CDS encoding YjbQ family protein produces the protein MWLQRELRLTARPRGFHLVTGDVVAALPELSGVRAGLLHVHILHTSASLTLNENADPDVRHDFEQHFNRMVPENAPYYRHTLEGPDDMPAHIKGSLMGFELTIPVRDGRLWLGTWQGVYLCEHRDRGVPRRLALTLFGES
- a CDS encoding alpha/beta hydrolase, with product MMRSLVVLVLALAAAGCGPAASDEQGVREVNGTQLFVREMGSGAPVLVVHGGPLMEHGYFLPHLTPLADDFRLVFYDQRMSGRTPVDSVGGVSMALLLQDMDALRADEGVEQIHVIGHSWGGHLAMRYAMAYPERLRSLVLSNPMAGSRVLWMEEEAELAARASDADRAERQAIMATPAFSRFDPAAIDQLMRVSFRVQFADTARMHGLSMYFPDDYADRSSRFGALFAEMMAYDFHDALGSFEAPTLLVYGEEEPAATIGGVALLEALPNAEIVLVPDAGHFPFIEQPDEWLEAVGGFLKVR
- a CDS encoding nucleotidyl transferase AbiEii/AbiGii toxin family protein, with protein sequence MVRGLDLFREHFRPYTDRFVLIGGTACDIEMTAAGLDFRATKDLDIVLWVEALDATFVSAFWDFVRAGEYQQREKSSGGRQFYRFVKPVKTEYPFMLELFSREPDSIDVASGGTLTPLPMAEEVSSLSAILMDQTYYNFVRAGRIETEGLPVIGASHLIPLKARAWLDLSARKEAGEQVDSKSIKKHKNDVFRLFQIVRKSEQPPPEIVQSDMAQFLRRMESEEISLKALGVEGSLDEILSGLKDVYHLS